A window of Hymenobacter aerilatus contains these coding sequences:
- a CDS encoding sialidase family protein gives MKKHLLLAAILLPLSVSAQSNWVKMKEEVLFPDPPFRQCHASTLVEVSDGKLLVSCFGGSGEGQKDVAIWLATIDKQGQVSRPKSVATGVVNDTLRYPTWNPVLFREQQGKLLLFYKVGPNPREWWGMVQTSSDEGKTWTTARRLPSGILGPIKNKPVQLANGTILSPSSVEETTDRWKVHLEKSTDRGQTWQRIPVDTASALDVIQPSILRYSGGRLQLLCRSKQGSVVQAWSTDNGNTWGKLSKTTLLNPNSGTDAVTLRDGSQLIVYNPDVPGKDWFNGRGKLRVAQSRDGQKWNDVAVLENGDKEEYSYPAIIQTRDGRVHITYTYDRKNIKHVVLQGGGK, from the coding sequence GAAAAAGCACCTTCTTCTCGCCGCCATCTTGCTACCCCTATCCGTCTCGGCTCAGTCTAATTGGGTGAAGATGAAGGAAGAAGTGCTGTTTCCGGATCCACCGTTCCGGCAATGCCACGCCTCCACGCTGGTGGAGGTATCAGACGGTAAGCTGCTGGTATCCTGCTTTGGCGGCTCGGGTGAGGGGCAAAAGGACGTGGCTATCTGGCTGGCAACCATCGATAAGCAGGGCCAGGTGTCGAGACCAAAAAGCGTGGCGACGGGGGTAGTAAACGACACACTGCGCTACCCTACCTGGAATCCGGTGCTATTCAGGGAGCAGCAGGGCAAGCTGTTGCTATTCTATAAAGTAGGCCCCAACCCGCGCGAATGGTGGGGTATGGTGCAAACCTCGTCCGACGAGGGAAAGACCTGGACCACGGCGCGCCGCTTGCCGTCGGGTATTCTGGGGCCCATCAAAAACAAGCCTGTTCAGTTGGCCAACGGCACGATCCTGTCCCCATCCAGCGTGGAGGAAACGACGGACCGCTGGAAAGTGCACCTCGAAAAATCGACGGACCGCGGCCAGACCTGGCAGCGTATTCCCGTAGACACGGCCTCGGCGCTGGATGTTATTCAGCCCAGCATTTTGCGCTATTCCGGTGGCCGACTGCAGCTGCTGTGCCGCAGCAAGCAGGGTAGCGTGGTGCAGGCTTGGTCTACTGACAACGGCAATACCTGGGGCAAGCTGTCGAAAACCACCCTGTTGAATCCCAACTCTGGCACCGACGCCGTAACCCTGCGCGACGGCTCTCAGCTTATTGTCTACAACCCCGACGTGCCGGGCAAGGACTGGTTCAACGGCCGCGGCAAGCTGCGCGTGGCGCAGTCGCGGGATGGCCAGAAGTGGAACGACGTGGCCGTACTCGAAAACGGCGACAAAGAGGAATACAGCTACCCCGCCATCATCCAGACCCGCGACGGCCGCGTGCACATCACCTACACCTACGACCGCAAAAACATCAAGCACGTGGTGTTGCAGGGTGGAGGGAAATAG